A window of the Methyloprofundus sp. genome harbors these coding sequences:
- a CDS encoding diguanylate cyclase, producing MPSKHLHHKLVIYILCSALFIAGIAISFAFISEFSRSQEHTEVMLNQLMDTVEKTAAIAAYSRDKVIAKDVIDGLLRNDSVFSASISSDNIILAEKSKTALTKDTSQLARSLHSPFAKQQLIGQLIISPNIQFNLMEAKHAAYASAINSLLLITVTTVILLVLVRSNISHPLLTVSNTVHAIKAGKQNRIPLLESHKHNELGRLIDDINDLLINQEIKFKQEEILRKSMQHMEQQLRHIFDSSSAGLFLLDNFGHLINYNSTLLTVLHCETKPSLTFTNKDFATLFIKEKREFQLMLSNALQSAELQSQDFSLQQHQTPAIWIHCLLSKVIDASGKERIEGVVFDVTKRVLSEQATQHKADHDSLTGLLLRQATRERFNHHTTGNDFPKVSVFLLDLDGFKQANDTHGHDVGDIVLRRTAQRLSACVRVGDLVCRLGGDEFLIIVLDNNTYDGALDIAEKMITNIQSPISINNNLSVQVGASIGIAITPQHGLNFDNLVKSADESMYEVKRQGKNGLGIMLANQIQVKLFRPHS from the coding sequence ATGCCTTCAAAACATTTGCATCATAAATTAGTTATTTACATACTCTGCTCTGCCCTTTTTATAGCTGGCATAGCCATTAGTTTTGCTTTCATCTCTGAATTTAGCCGCTCGCAAGAACACACTGAAGTTATGCTGAATCAACTCATGGATACGGTAGAAAAAACGGCCGCCATAGCTGCTTACTCACGTGATAAAGTGATTGCCAAAGATGTTATTGATGGCTTATTACGTAACGACAGTGTCTTCAGCGCAAGTATTAGTAGTGATAACATTATTTTAGCTGAAAAAAGTAAAACTGCGCTTACAAAAGACACCAGCCAACTGGCTCGCTCTTTGCACTCCCCTTTTGCTAAACAGCAACTAATCGGACAACTTATTATTAGCCCAAATATTCAATTTAACCTGATGGAGGCAAAGCATGCTGCTTATGCAAGTGCTATCAATTCATTGCTGCTAATAACTGTTACCACTGTCATATTATTAGTACTGGTTCGTTCCAACATATCTCATCCACTATTAACAGTTTCTAATACAGTGCATGCGATTAAAGCTGGTAAACAAAACCGCATCCCGCTATTAGAAAGTCATAAGCATAATGAGCTTGGGCGACTGATAGATGATATTAATGATTTGCTAATAAACCAGGAAATAAAATTCAAACAAGAAGAAATCTTAAGAAAATCTATGCAACATATGGAGCAGCAACTGCGCCATATTTTTGATTCCAGTAGTGCTGGCTTATTTTTGCTAGATAATTTTGGCCACTTAATCAACTACAATTCAACTTTACTCACAGTACTGCATTGCGAAACCAAGCCAAGCCTTACCTTTACTAATAAGGACTTTGCCACCCTATTCATTAAAGAAAAGCGCGAATTTCAACTTATGCTAAGTAATGCCCTGCAGTCAGCAGAATTACAATCACAGGATTTTTCGCTGCAACAACACCAAACTCCCGCTATTTGGATCCACTGCCTACTTTCTAAAGTGATTGATGCATCTGGGAAAGAGCGTATTGAAGGGGTGGTCTTTGATGTCACCAAGCGAGTGCTGAGTGAACAAGCGACTCAACATAAAGCAGATCATGACTCGCTCACCGGCTTACTGTTACGACAAGCGACACGAGAAAGATTTAACCATCATACTACCGGCAATGATTTCCCTAAGGTCAGTGTCTTTTTATTAGATCTCGATGGTTTTAAGCAAGCAAATGATACTCATGGACACGATGTGGGTGATATAGTCTTAAGGAGAACAGCTCAACGCTTAAGTGCTTGTGTACGAGTTGGTGATTTGGTTTGTCGCTTAGGTGGTGATGAATTCCTGATTATCGTACTGGATAACAATACTTATGATGGTGCATTAGATATTGCCGAAAAAATGATTACTAACATTCAATCGCCAATATCTATTAATAACAATTTATCTGTACAGGTTGGTGCCAGTATAGGTATTGCTATCACCCCTCAACATGGACTCAATTTTGATAACTTAGTTAAATCAGCTGATGAGTCTATGTATGAGGTGAAACGGCAAGGTAAAAATGGCTTGGGCATAATGCTTGCCAATCAAATACAGGTTAAGTTATTCCGCCCCCATTCCTAA